One Onthophagus taurus isolate NC chromosome 11, IU_Otau_3.0, whole genome shotgun sequence genomic window carries:
- the LOC111424250 gene encoding zinc finger protein 32-like has translation MTEACRLCLNSPEECYEDMSVYLNDINFILPELDVNLTSNPVICSKCLDLLLTAVNFKNNCLKTEEELKEKVNEALSCKTDFETIIIESNYDLYEEVNDLKPSIDNLNINTNDESDKTKSYSKYTCQICFKQFSNRINLTAHKKHACVGYECQKCNKKFLYKTVLNKHLRNCHHENNQRYFECNVCGVRKNLKFQLTEHMRVHTGERPYKCKFCPKSFTQSSSVTTHIRSVHSKDRPFICEICARGFPVRGQYTYHMRIAHSLDYKRLMCSYCGKCFVIQSKLDQHLRIHTGEKPWFCHMCSKRFATKSDLNRHLAVHSGEKRYECLLCHKKFARKGNRDVHFKSCSKKLDNVDLDN, from the exons atgactgAGGCTTGTAGATTGTGTTTAAACAGTCCTGAAGAATGTTATGAAGATATGAGTGTGtatttaaatgatattaattttattttacctgAATTG GATGTTAATTTAACTTCGAACCCGGTAATCTGTTCAAAATGTTTAGATCTGTTATTAACAgcagttaattttaaaaacaattgtcTAAAAACGGAAGAAGAACTGAAAGAAAAAGTTAACGAAGCTCTTTCTTGCAAAACagattttgaaacaattattattgaatCAAATTATGATTTATACGAAGAAGTAAATGACTTGAAACCTAGTATagataatttaaacattaatacaaATGATGAATCTGATAAAACCAAATCATATTCAAAATACACATgtcaaatttgtttcaaacaattttcaaaccGTATCAATTTAACTGCTCATAAAAAACATGCTTGTGTTGGTTATGAATGCCagaaatgcaataaaaaattcttgtaCAAAACTGTTTTAAACAAACATCTCCGTAATTGTCATCATGAAAATAACCAAAGATACTTTGAATGCAATGTTTGTGGTGTTCgtaagaatttaaaatttcaattaaccGAACATATGCGTGTTCATACTGGCGAACGTCcttataaatgtaaattttgtcCAAAATCATTCACACAAAGCAGTTCAGTTACAACTCATATCCGTTCGGTTCACTCAAAAGATCGCCCTTTTATTTGTGAAATTTGTGCAAGAGGATTTCCAGTTCGTGGACAATACACTTATCATATGCGAATAGCTCACAGCTTGGATTATAAGAGATTAATGTGTTCGTATTGCGGGAAATGTTTTGTTATACAAAGTAAGTTAGATCAACATTTAAGAATACATACCGGAGAAAAACCTTGGTTTTGTCATATGTGTAGTAAAAGGTTTGCTACCAAAAGTGATTTAAATCGACACTTAGCAGTGCATAGTGGTGAAAAACGTTATGAGTGTTTGTTGTGCCATAAAAAATTTGCTCGAAAAGGAAATAGGGATgtacattttaaaagttgtagtaaaaaATTGGATAATGTTGATTTggataattga
- the LOC111424204 gene encoding N(4)-(Beta-N-acetylglucosaminyl)-L-asparaginase-like: MYRLIILFGLINATFAAKPIVVGTWVFSLGGTQSAWNDLKNGADGVDSLVSGCSYCEQGNCGLTVGFGGSPDESGETTLDALIYDGKTMDVGAVADLRRVKNAVGVAKHVLQHTKHSILAGDQATEFAKQMGFTEESLSTNVSTDMWETWRNGNCQPNYWKNVDPDPTQYCGPYTPLNRNNIRFHNIVSDSEIDIHLTHDTIGMVVIDNDDNIVAGTSTNGLRHKIAGRVGDSPIAGSGAYADNEVGGACATGDGDTMLRFVPSFLAVEEMRNGKTPKEAADEAIARISKHYPNFSGAVIAVNKNGEVGAACNYMVEFPYTVMTDDYSEPQILTVPCTNTPREFKGKYCAGNAK, translated from the exons atgTATAGGTTAATAATACTTTTTGGTTTGATCAATGCTACTTTTGCGGCAAAACCAATTGTTGTAGGTACTTGGGTCTTTTCTTTAGGAGGGACACAATCGG ctTGGAATGATTTGAAAAATGGAGCTGACGGTGTCGATTCCTTAGTTAGTGGTTGTTCATATTGCGAACAAGGAAATTGCGGATTAACTGTAGGTTTTGGAGGAAGTCCCGACGAATCTGGGGAAACAACTTTGGATGCTTTGATTTATGATGg AAAAACCATGGATGTTGGTGCTGTTGCTGATTTGAGACGTGTTAAAAACGCTGTTGGTGTCGCAAAGCACGTTTTGCAACACACCAAGCATTCTATTTTGGCTGGCGATCAAGCCACTGAATTTGCAAAACAAATGGGATTTACAGAAGAATCATTATCGACGAACGTTTCAACGGATATGTGGGAAACTTGGAGGAATGGAAATTGCCAACCTAATTATTGGAAG AATGTTGATCCCGATCCAACACAATATTGCGGCCCATATACTCCtttaaatagaaataacaTTCGTTTTCATAACATAGTATCAGATTCTGAAATCGATATACATTTAACTCATGATACTATAGGAATGGTTGTTATTGACAACGATGATAATATTGTAGCGGGAACTTCAACGAACGGTTTAAGACATAAAATCGCTGG ACGCGTTGGTGATTCTCCCATAGCGGGATCTGGAGCTTATGCAGATAATGAAGTTGGCGGAGCTTGCGCGACAGGAGATGGAGATACTATGTTAAGATTTGTACCGAG ttTTTTAGCAGTCGAAGAAATGCGTAACGGGAAAACACCAAAAGAAGCCGCCGACGAAGCCATCGCAAGAATTTCAAAGCATTACCCAAACTTTTCAGGTGCTGTCATTGCTGTCAACAAAAACGGCGAAGTCGGAGCTGCTTGTAACTACATGGTTGAGTTTCCTTACACTGTTATGACAGATGATTACAGCGAACCACAAATATTGACGGTACCGTGCACTAATACTCCTAGAGAGTTTAAGGGAAAATATTGTGCGGGTAATGCTAAATAA